The proteins below come from a single Cannabis sativa cultivar Pink pepper isolate KNU-18-1 chromosome 3, ASM2916894v1, whole genome shotgun sequence genomic window:
- the LOC115710693 gene encoding uncharacterized protein LOC115710693 gives MAWNVRGINIQQKQTSVKQLIDYQKIGLVGLLETRVKAQNLGALYVRMFEGWCFTSNNAWHKGGRIIVCWKLDSFVVNILQCTSQMIHLFVESIEKKASFFVTFVYGFNSEEGRRTLWQDIKELAIKEAWLVLGDFNEILNKEERIGLRARYKEAKEFHECVEICKLEDVKYTRNFFTWSNNQHGEDRIYSKIDRVLANQPWMELFPAAEVKGTKMYQMVVKLRSPKQGLSALNRRHFNDVPANAISAKEALDVCQDSLRDDPLNVELQKREKAARDCYAQAQETYHSFLQQKSNLNWLKEGDINSGFFHAYFRARRTQN, from the exons ATGGCTTGGAATGTCCGGGGAATCAACATCCAGCAGAAGCAAACATCAGTCAAGCAATTGATTGATTATCAAAAAATTGGGCTGGTTGGGCTCCTCGAGACAAGAGTTAAGGCTCAGAACTTAGGAGCCTTGTATGTTCGTATGTTTGAAGGGTGGTGTTTTACGTCTAATAATGCGTGGCATAAGGGGGGAAGAATAATAGTATGTTGGAAGTTGGATAGTTTTGTGGTTAATATCCTTCAATGCACTAGTCAAATGATTCATCTCTTTGTTGAATCCATAGAGAAAAAGGCAAGTTTTTTTGTCACCTTTGTCTATGGTTTTAACTCAGAAGAAGGGAGAAGAACTCTTTGGCAAGACATAAAGGAGTTGGCTATTAAAGAGGCTTGGTTGGTTCTTGGAGACTTCAATGAGATCCTCAACAAGGAAGAAAGAATTGGCTTGCGAGCAAGGTATAAAGAAGCAAAGGAGTTTCATGAATGTGTGGAAATTTGCAAATTGGAAGATGTAAAATACACAAGGAATTTTTTCACTTGGAGTAACAATCAACATGGAGAAGATAGAATCTACTCAAAGATTGATCGGGTGCTTGCAAATCAGCCTTGGATGGAGTTATTCCCAGCAGCTGAG GTGAAAGGGACCAAAATGTATCAAATGGTAGTGAAACTCAGAAGCCCAAAGCAAGGGTTGTCTGCTTTGAACAGGAGGCATTTCAATGATGTCCCTGCCAATGCTATTTCAGCAAAGGAGGCTCTTGATGTATGTCAGGATAGTTTGAGGGATGATCCTCTAAATGTTGAGCTGCAGAAGAGAGAAAAAGCAGCTAGAGATTGTTATGCACAGGCACAAGAAACTTATCATTCCTTCTTACAGCAGAAAAGCAATCTAAATTGGTTGAAAGagggagacattaattctggtTTTTTCCATGCTTATTTTCGGGCTAGAAGGACTCAGAACTGA